atatagTTATCAATAATTAACTGAGATTGTTTTGCAGCTATGGAAGCCCCTAAGACAGATCCACTGAATCAGAACCTTGGCTCAGAGTATTCCCCAAGGTTTCATCTGCAGAATACTCACGAGAAAGGCTACGAGACAACAGTCTTGTCTAGCTTTGACAAGAACCTTGAACAGAGTCGCCATCATCGCAGGCAACACTTCAAAGCTGGCACAGTAAGTGAGATATGTTATAGAAAATACAATTTAGAGACAGTAGTTAGATAGTCTGTAAGAAAACATCTATAACATAAGACCTCGAGAAAAACTGGGCCTGCACCACTGTGTCTGCTAGGAGTAAGCCTTGAAAACTAGAGTATTTCATGAAAGGTGATACCATAATTATTAACTGTGCTGCCGGTGCATAGATTAAGGGCAGGGCACAAGGTGTGTGCACATCCCACCACTGAAGAAAAATATGTCattatatttcttattaaacaaaatatagCCAAATCTTATTGACTTTGGTCTATGATAACTATGACTGCCCCCCTCCCAGCAAATCCTGCagtggcgtagccaggatttttaacaggagggggcccaaaaggacttttcaaggcattttctcctgtgtttAAGATAATGtcttatacatttactgtatttctggctgctagaagggcgGGCCCAGGCCCCcttggccacccccctggctacgcccctggcaCTCATGAAGTaagtaaaaaagcaaaatgctTTCAGGTACCTGGTGGCTCCACATCCAATAAGATGATTTATGGTACAAATGAGATGCTACATCAGGAAAATCAGCGAAGAGTGAAGCAACAACAAGAGAAAGCTGATGGATTCCTGTTTGGCACTGATGCCGCCACTAATGTTGGGAAGCAGCAGGAGAAAAGAAAGCCAAATAATGCTTTGTATCTGGAAAACCGAACGTATGAAAGAAAAATCAAAGTTGTTTTGCATTCTGATATTTGGTTAAATGTTTATGTAACATGTACTGTATTCCTGTTCCATTTAGGGAACTAGACTtccaaagaaacaaaaagttGGCAAATGAACAAGGTTAGTTACTATTTAGATGCTGTATGTGATATGTGGTGGTTTGGTGATATTTCGTAGATATACAGTGTGTTCTAAGATATAATTTTGCACCATCTAACATTTGTGATTTTTATTGTCATTGCTCTGCTCAAAAGTTCATAATACTTTCTAATTTCTgtgtttttataattttatatttttcaatcAATGCAATTTTAGtttgaaaagcataaaattgAGTGAATGTTAAAATATGCACTGGCATATGGTCACACAATAACTGAAAATTGAGCTGCAAAGATGCCAAAAAATAAGTTTAATTGATTGGTGTTTGCTAGTTTTCAGTTCATCAAATGTTGTTGCTGTGTTCATAATTtaaatttgacatttttttgctattttataTTTAGATGAGTTCATGGAAAAACACATTCAGGAGAAACGTCGCCAGAGGATGCGAGAGCAAGAAGAGAAGAAGAAGGTAAAGATTTGTAataatcattttgtcaaattGGTTTGCAAATTGCTGATGTCAGTAATGGTAATTCTTTAATCTTGAATACTTGCCAACATTCTTGTGGGTTTCTCTCCCTTAAAATATTTTCTACACAACTTTCTCTATCTTGTTATAGAGTGGAGTAGAGTGGAGTATCCTGTCATAGATGAGCACTCTCTTCCCCATTATCCCACCCCTATACATACAAACATGCCCCCTTCTTGTCCATGCCCCACCCAAGCacgtagccagggggtatgGGAGGTTCAGAAGAACCACCTTACACCACTGCGAGCTAGGATGAGCTACCTAAGtgaaaatggtccgctaaatgcGTAAACAAActcccccgctcaaaatcctggctacgggcctgcccCCCTATACTGTATATACCCCCTTATGCCCCACCTCATACATGCTCCCACTCCCTACACATGCTCTCACTCCCTACACATGCTCTCACTCCCTACACATGTTCTCACTCCCTACACATGTTCCCTCATGCTACTCCCATACTTGTCCTTCACTCCTCACCCTCAATTCTCACAAATCTTCGTTGGCTTGTGCCACTGCTACTTCCTTTCGACGAATAAAAACTTGCTAAATGTTATACATGCGTCTTTTCCACCTAGACCATACGcatgttctttttcttttatttaaaggATTTGGAGATGTTGAAGAACCTCAATCCTTGGGGAAGACCCGGCCATGGCGCACCTATGGTAACAAAATCGGATGCCTATATAAAACAtacattttgatttttgatatgtttttttctgattgAGGTCATCTTTTGCAGTTTGCGCCCACAGAACAACCAGCTGCCAAGAGAACAAAGGCTGTGAATGAGCTAGTAGGCGAGGTACAGAAGATTAGACTGGTGGCGCCTGTTTCTAcaatatattaaaaattataaagaaatgaccagtaggggctgTGCCGCCCcctttattttcctttttttcatatCGGGCCTCCCTATATTTCTAGGCTTTTTACGGCTCTGCCATTTGATGAATGAAAGGTCGGTAGTAAAATTCCCCAAATTTAGCTAACGGTTGTAAGTTttatttccctgctagcagaggcctcttctctgtatttcgacagagaaaagaggcctctgctagcagggaaaagtTTTATGAAAGTCAAACATGAAACAAACGTCAAACATCTTAGCTATGTAATCTTGTCCATCGTCTTATGTTTTCGTAGCACTATCAACCACTGGGAGGTGACGCAGGAGGCGGTAATGTCAACCGTACAGCATCAGGGAAACCCCAGCCGACTTACAAAATAGATCCTGAACTCCGCTTCCAGAAATACAGTGATAAGAAAAACGTGGAGCCTCAACTGGTACGGAAGTTACTTCATTACCTCTCGGTTCCCTTGCCTCCCCTAGGTTCCAAATATGTAATTTGGGGGTCTTTTACTCAGGGGGTAAATCCCccgtttttttcttcatataaAGCACCGTAATTTGGCCAATTTTCCAGGGAGTGGCCATCCTGGGATACGAGGTCGGGCCTATGAGAGTATTTCCTCGTTGCGGGTGGGGGAAGGTGGTATAGACGGTTTGGTGGAATTTATACATTCCGCAtcgttgttttcttttatccacataaaaaaaaaacaatacaagaaagagagagaaacCCTTTTCACCACCTAACCATTCCAGTCATTctattaaaaatattgttgAACCTCCAAATAAATGCTGCATAACTTATGTCATTGTTAGAAGAGAAATCTCTTGACCTTCAAATTTCATTTGTCACTTGTCCCTTCACAGAGATATCGTAAGGACATACACTACGGGAAAGAGCTTGGTAAGTAAAGTACACAGGGACTTTTATTGCACTTATATTTTAAGGAATCCGCTGAATAAAAGCGCAGCTAAATAGCGATAAAATGGGCACACGAATGGGCATCACACTACAGTTACGGAAaagttattttaatttatcataaaaaaattaagataTTGCACGTTCTGATTATAAGTCTCATGTCATCAACTGATTTCCTCGATTATTCTCCCAAAAAACACCGAGGTTTTCATAGCGTGATTAATAAGGCACAGATataatgaatttttttcttatttagtGATTTAACACATACTCTTACACATGGGCGGGTCCAGGAGTGATGTATAAATTATGACAGCATGGTGGTTAATTTTGGGAGAATAGCTACCATACATCTCCCCTCTATCCTGAGTCCGTTACGGTTGCACGAGCTTAACAGCTAAAACTGATATTTCCTTCTAGATTCCCTTTTGGAGGAAGCAAAATCAAGGAAACAGCTACAAAGACGAGACAGCCTCGAAAAGGAGCTTCGCCATGTAAGactcttttaaaaacaaactaaCAGTCAGATATAGCCAGGCGCTCCAAACTACTTTTAATGCCGAAAATGCAGTTACATGGAAATCAGTTTGTCCTAAGCGCTGCCGCGCTAGAAGTATTCTTTCGCAACCATCCTGTTGCTATTAGCAATTTAGAGGAGGGCTTTTCTCAAATTACTTTTTCTTCATGTTTACcttcattttgttgttgtcgttattggcaattattttttcttttattgtaaaGGGTTACACTTGAGTTTGAGCCGTGCTCTTTTCTGTCAACCTTACCTCTATTTCAATATGTGTAATAGTGGTAGAAgccttataaataaaaaaaaaataataatctgtCGTATCTATCATGAGTAGGCGTGGGCGACCTTACGTTTTTTTTGGAACCACCTTCAACAAAAGAAAGAAGAGAAAGTCGATTATAAGAGAATTTAACCGACCTCTTTAAGACTTGCAggaatataatttttttaaataatcacaataacaaaggtgtggccgACAAGGTGCTTTGTACAAATCTGAAATTTTAAACCCCGATTCGCCGATATCTttaattttttgtatttttgtattattatCGTTTGCTTCAGATAAGTCATGATCTGATGTTTGAAATACTATTAACGTTTACTCAGATAAGTCACGATCCATTTGGGAAGCAAGGCGGCGGAGCACCTCTGAAAAACCGAAAAGGTTGGTAGCTGCTAGCCGGCTTTTCAGTGGGTTAAttcggaattttttttttttttttttttgggggggggggtcctgGAATTCCTTTGGCGAGCAAAAAGCGTCGTTGTTAATGACGTTAACTTTTGATTCGTCGCTATTTTTGTCGGCGTTATTGCTTTCGTTGTTGTTATAACTGTTGTGGTAGTTATTGCTGTCGTCATCGTTATTGTTGCCATCGTCAGTGATGTCTTTGTAGTTGTTTtcgtcgtcgtcgttgttTTGTCCTCGTCGTTGTTTATGTTGATGGCAAACCAGTTTCGCCTGGTTGTTTTGCATTCTTTGCATCAGCTTGCAGTCTCCTGTGTATGTCCTTTCTATGAAGACCTCATTTTGTTCATTACAATGCGTATTTTATGTTGAAGGCGAGTTGCAAGCTGTGTTCCCAACAACACTCTCGAAAGACATTCAAGAATTACGTCAAGTAGAGCCAAGACATTCGCATGCGTACAATGGTAAGGCCTAAGGGCATTTGCACTGGCACTACATTCGTGCCAGGCCTTTAGACAAGGGATATGGGGAGGGGTCAGGCTTACATTAACTTTTGGAGTAggcggtggagattgataagtatgTGGTGGAAAAGTTATTTCATGTTTTTAgctcaaataaaacttaagtcgactttttaaaaaaagtagccgGCGCTCGGTGGGAAAATGGCTGGCGCTTCCGCCGGCCGccggggcctaatgaaaccaTTTGAGAGGTGATAGTTGCTAATACTTGTTCCACCGGCCGCTGGGGTCTAATGAAACCACTTGGGAGGTGATAGTTGCTCATACTTGCTTCCGCCGGCCGccggggcctaatgaaaccaCTTGGGAGGTGATAGTTGCTAATACTTGCTTCCGCCGGCCGccggggcctaatgaaaccaCTTGGGAGGTGATAGTTGCTCATACTTGCTTCCGccggggcctaatgaaaccaTTTGAGAGGTGATAGTTGCTAATACTTGCTTCCGCCTGCCGccggggcctaatgaaaccaCTTGGGAGGTGATAGTTGCTAATACTTGCTTCCGccggggcctaatgaaaccaCTTGGGGGATGATAGTTGCTAATACTTGCTTGCCGccggggcctaatgaaacAACTTGGGAGATGATAGTTGCTCATACTTGCTTCCTCCGGCCGCCGGGGCCTAATAAAACCACTTGGGAGGTGATAGTTGCTAATACTTGCTTCCTCCGGCCGccggggcctaatgaaaccaTTTGGGAGGTGATAGTTGCTAATACTTGCTTCCGCTGGCCGCCGGTGCCTAATGAAACCATTTGAGAGGTGATAGTTGCTAATACTTGCTTTCGCCGGCCGCCGGGGCCTAATAAAACCACATGGTAGGTGATAGTTGCTCATACTTGCTTCCGCTGGCCGccggggcctaatgaaaccaCTTGGGAGGTGATAGTTGCTAATACTTGCTTCCGCCGGCCGCAggggcctaatgaaaccaCTTGGGAGGTGATAGTTGCTAATACTTGCTTCCGCCGGCCGccggggcctaatgaaaccaCTTGGGAGGCGATAGTTGCTCATACTTGCCTCCGCCGGCCGccggggcctaatgaaaccaCTTGGGAGGTGATAGTTGCTAATACTTGCTTCCACCGGCCGCtggggcctaatgaaaccaCTTGGAAGGTGATAGTTGCTAATACTTGTTCCACCGGCCGCCGGGGTCTAATGAAACCACTTGGGAGGTGATAGTTGCTAATACTTGTTTCCGCCGGCCGccggggcctaatgaaaccaCTTGGGAGGTGATAGTTGCTAATACTTGCTTCCGccggggcctaatgaaaccaCTTGGGAGGTGATAGTTGCTAATACTTGCTTTCGCCGGCCGccggggcctaatgaaaccaCTTGGGAGGTGATAGTTGCTCATACTTGCTTCCGCCGGCCGccggggcctaatgaaaccaCTTGGGAGGTGATAGTTGCTAATACTTGTTCCACCGGCCGccggggcctaatgaaaccaCTTGGGAGGTGATAGTTGCTCATACTTGCTTTAATGGGAGAAGGGGAGTATATTATTTTGGCCTAAAAAAGTTATGCACACTTTAGcttttttaatttgattttATAAAGTGGCTTTAAACTTTCCAcacatgtattttttattcttattaaTATGTGTTATATTCTTCTTTTACAGCTACAAATCAGGAAGATTTCGTAAGTATTAAGAAAGTATTTGCTTAACCTTTTCAACATACCCCGAATGTGGAATAAGGTTAAAAGATATGAGGTAAAACGCATGAACTACAGGATTGCATTGCGTGCCTATTTGTTCACTTAATTCGCCGCTTTCTTCTATGCGTTATTTTAGGGGAATTATGACCCTTGGGGTAAAGGTTACGGAGTCCCACGGCGAGACGAGAGGGGTCGATTAATCCGCCAGAACCACAAAGACAACAATGATAACTTGGTAAGCTGAAGAATCAGGCCGCCATTTTATCCTATCAAATTCTAGGCTGCTACGCAGTCGTTCCAACCTCAAGAGCAGACACAAAACGAGTATGATGTGTCAGCGTTGTATAGACCGTTGTATTATGAAATGAAAACAAGCAAAGTATTGGTGAAGTATGACTCTCATTTGCACACTTAGGACGCGTACAGTGGGTGTGGATGTGAGGGGGACTCTCCATACATGTAGACGGAGGCAATCGTCTTTTAGGGCATAACATTCACCCTACAACTGCCTTTCCTAGGTGCTATTCTAACATTCTTTAGATTTTCGATACCCCCGACAATCACCCCATCTGTTTTTGTGAGAGTCCCCCCTATGGGGTTTCAGCGAACTGCAAAAAAGAGACTACTGGTGCACCTTTTGGTATTTCGAACTTTACGATTGTTGGTTTTCCAGGAAGGTGTCTGGATACCCATCGGTATTTAAACACTATAATTGTTTGTGTTTCTAGGATGGTGTTGGTAAATGCATTTGAAACCTTTATTCTTTTTCTAGGATGGTGTTAGGATACCTATCGGTATTTAATCACTATAATTGTTTGTGTTTCTAGGATGGTGTTGGGATACCCATCGGTATTTAATCACTATAATTGTTTGTGTTTCTAGGATGGTGTTGGGATACCCATCGGtatttaataaatataatGGTTTGTGTTTCTAGGATGGTGTTGGGATACCCATCGGTATTTAACCACTATAATTGTTTGTGTTTCTAGGATGGTGTTGGGATACCCATTGGTATTTAATCACTATAATTGTTTGTGTTTCTAGGATGGTGTTGGTATATGCATTTGAAACCTttaattattgtttttctagGATGGTGTTGGGATACCTATCGGTATTTAATCACTataattgtttgtttttctaggATGGTGTTGGGATACCTATCGGTATTTAATCACTATAATTGTTTGTGTTTCTAGGATGGTGTTGGGATACTTATCGGACGGCCCGGCTGTGGAGCTCCCCTCAAAGATGACAAAGGCAGAGTCCAAGCGAGGAAGGCACAGACGCTCACTAAAACAGCAAGCGGACGTAAGAACAGGTTTTACCGATTTTAAACCCGATCAGCACAACACGATTCGTGAATGATCGTAAAGACAATATCCACGCGAATCGCAACACGAGAGACTAGAATGTAAAGAAGCGGCGGGTTTTCACGTAGAAGCGTGACGGTGTCACGTAACGCCATATGTTACCGCATGAACCACGCAACTAAGTGTACCAACACGAAAGACTAAAGAGTTTTTCATTTGCTTTTTGCTCCCTCATCACTATTCTATTGGTCCGGCCCTAATAGAAAGGTAGAGTGTCACGCAACACCCTGTCGGTTTTACGTTGACCACGCAACTGTTTGTAACGCAACAAATGACAGCTAAGTACAATCCAGCAATTGATTGTCACGCAATATTTTCCAGAGACCTTACCGCGAGAGTTCAGCCCTAAAGGCGTTGAGTGCTATAACCCATTCGGCCGACCAGGGGCAGGAGCCCCCGTGAGGGGTGCTGACGGGACGGTGAAGACACATATCATGGGAAAAGTGGAGAAAGACGCCGTTGTCTTGGTATGTGTACTATGGTATGTGAAGTACCAAATTTAATCGTTGAAAATGCTAAAATGGTTTGATTTAATCCAATGCAAATGGATTCGTATACTAGCTCTAAACcctgctaggatgacaaaatgatgTCTGACAGAGCATCCTTTTAAGCAATTTTAATTGCTTAAAAGGAGGGGAGTTGTGATAAATTGTAGGCGCTGTGTAAAAAAGGTTATCCTAAAAATTCTAGATTCTTTTTCCATCCTTAGATCACAGAAACGAGCCGGAAATGAACCATATAACATTTGCAAGCTGTTAATATTTTGTGTTGACAGAACGATCCCAGCCCTCGAACTGACCCAGCAACGAAACACGAATACTTACAAACCCTACGTGAGTATCAGTGTAAACGTAATGTGTCAACGAATAAAGTTTGTGATATTCTATACCACCAGCAcaaccatcaacaccatcacaatcaccatcactaccactatcatcgccatcaccattattaccagctccatcatcattaatacaccactatcaccatcaccagcgccatcatcatcaatacaccactaccacaatcatcatcatcatcatcatcaatacaccactatcaccatcatcatcaccaccatcatcatcatcaatacaccagtatcaccatcatcatcaccaccatcatcatcaatacaccagtatcaccatcatcatcaccaccatcatcatcaatacaccagtatcaccatcatcatcaccaccatcatcatcatcaatacaccactatcaccatcatcatcatcatcatcaatacaccactatcaccatcatcatcatcatcatcatcaatacaccactaccaccatcatcatcaccaccatcatcatcaatacaccagtatcaccaccatcatcatcatcatcaatacaccactatcaccatcatcatcatcatca
The sequence above is a segment of the Nematostella vectensis chromosome 2, jaNemVect1.1, whole genome shotgun sequence genome. Coding sequences within it:
- the LOC5514059 gene encoding uncharacterized protein LOC5514059 isoform X1, with protein sequence MKLTVSDAVYNYRFVNNLWNAASEGDLRCQEKLTTPIVGHVISPFAPQPCHVTEAWGPRQPYQALFYRPSDHTMEAPKTDPLNQNLGSEYSPRFHLQNTHEKGYETTVLSSFDKNLEQSRHHRRQHFKAGTVPGGSTSNKMIYGTNEMLHQENQRRVKQQQEKADGFLFGTDAATNVGKQQEKRKPNNALYLENRTELDFQRNKKLANEQDEFMEKHIQEKRRQRMREQEEKKKDLEMLKNLNPWGRPGHGAPMFAPTEQPAAKRTKAVNELVGEHYQPLGGDAGGGNVNRTASGKPQPTYKIDPELRFQKYSDKKNVEPQLRYRKDIHYGKELDSLLEEAKSRKQLQRRDSLEKELRHISHDPFGKQGGGAPLKNRKGELQAVFPTTLSKDIQELRQVEPRHSHAYNATNQEDFGNYDPWGKGYGVPRRDERGRLIRQNHKDNNDNLDGVGILIGRPGCGAPLKDDKGRVQARKAQTLTKTASGQTLPREFSPKGVECYNPFGRPGAGAPVRGADGTVKTHIMGKVEKDAVVLNDPSPRTDPATKHEYLQTLRNMTEEAREQRKAEKEELKTDGADVAAWLRKGVIGQPQYDPVTGEIVASHKHTSDITQQKLNIRRQKNELSHQYHQDLERLAQEREKDKVQRRDLEHRHSREHVDTMNSIWGRPGAGAPLTRDHVKYARKQKTGLDPIDVDNFRDY
- the LOC5514059 gene encoding uncharacterized protein LOC5514059 isoform X2; protein product: MHASHIETGPTNHHGKSQWFVRGKVQGGAEGRSFQYGSSANPAKRAMEAPKTDPLNQNLGSEYSPRFHLQNTHEKGYETTVLSSFDKNLEQSRHHRRQHFKAGTVPGGSTSNKMIYGTNEMLHQENQRRVKQQQEKADGFLFGTDAATNVGKQQEKRKPNNALYLENRTELDFQRNKKLANEQDEFMEKHIQEKRRQRMREQEEKKKDLEMLKNLNPWGRPGHGAPMFAPTEQPAAKRTKAVNELVGEHYQPLGGDAGGGNVNRTASGKPQPTYKIDPELRFQKYSDKKNVEPQLRYRKDIHYGKELDSLLEEAKSRKQLQRRDSLEKELRHISHDPFGKQGGGAPLKNRKGELQAVFPTTLSKDIQELRQVEPRHSHAYNATNQEDFGNYDPWGKGYGVPRRDERGRLIRQNHKDNNDNLDGVGILIGRPGCGAPLKDDKGRVQARKAQTLTKTASGQTLPREFSPKGVECYNPFGRPGAGAPVRGADGTVKTHIMGKVEKDAVVLNDPSPRTDPATKHEYLQTLRNMTEEAREQRKAEKEELKTDGADVAAWLRKGVIGQPQYDPVTGEIVASHKHTSDITQQKLNIRRQKNELSHQYHQDLERLAQEREKDKVQRRDLEHRHSREHVDTMNSIWGRPGAGAPLTRDHVKYARKQKTGLDPIDVDNFRDY
- the LOC5514059 gene encoding uncharacterized protein LOC5514059 isoform X4; the protein is MEAPKTDPLNQNLGSEYSPRFHLQNTHEKGYETTVLSSFDKNLEQSRHHRRQHFKAGTVPGGSTSNKMIYGTNEMLHQENQRRVKQQQEKADGFLFGTDAATNVGKQQEKRKPNNALYLENRTELDFQRNKKLANEQDEFMEKHIQEKRRQRMREQEEKKKDLEMLKNLNPWGRPGHGAPMFAPTEQPAAKRTKAVNELVGEHYQPLGGDAGGGNVNRTASGKPQPTYKIDPELRFQKYSDKKNVEPQLRYRKDIHYGKELDSLLEEAKSRKQLQRRDSLEKELRHISHDPFGKQGGGAPLKNRKGELQAVFPTTLSKDIQELRQVEPRHSHAYNATNQEDFGNYDPWGKGYGVPRRDERGRLIRQNHKDNNDNLDGVGILIGRPGCGAPLKDDKGRVQARKAQTLTKTASGQTLPREFSPKGVECYNPFGRPGAGAPVRGADGTVKTHIMGKVEKDAVVLNDPSPRTDPATKHEYLQTLRNMTEEAREQRKAEKEELKTDGADVAAWLRKGVIGQPQYDPVTGEIVASHKHTSDITQQKLNIRRQKNELSHQYHQDLERLAQEREKDKVQRRDLEHRHSREHVDTMNSIWGRPGAGAPLTRDHVKYARKQKTGLDPIDVDNFRDY
- the LOC5514059 gene encoding uncharacterized protein LOC5514059 isoform X3, whose product is MIKFQANYSTSHYKQSMEAPKTDPLNQNLGSEYSPRFHLQNTHEKGYETTVLSSFDKNLEQSRHHRRQHFKAGTVPGGSTSNKMIYGTNEMLHQENQRRVKQQQEKADGFLFGTDAATNVGKQQEKRKPNNALYLENRTELDFQRNKKLANEQDEFMEKHIQEKRRQRMREQEEKKKDLEMLKNLNPWGRPGHGAPMFAPTEQPAAKRTKAVNELVGEHYQPLGGDAGGGNVNRTASGKPQPTYKIDPELRFQKYSDKKNVEPQLRYRKDIHYGKELDSLLEEAKSRKQLQRRDSLEKELRHISHDPFGKQGGGAPLKNRKGELQAVFPTTLSKDIQELRQVEPRHSHAYNATNQEDFGNYDPWGKGYGVPRRDERGRLIRQNHKDNNDNLDGVGILIGRPGCGAPLKDDKGRVQARKAQTLTKTASGQTLPREFSPKGVECYNPFGRPGAGAPVRGADGTVKTHIMGKVEKDAVVLNDPSPRTDPATKHEYLQTLRNMTEEAREQRKAEKEELKTDGADVAAWLRKGVIGQPQYDPVTGEIVASHKHTSDITQQKLNIRRQKNELSHQYHQDLERLAQEREKDKVQRRDLEHRHSREHVDTMNSIWGRPGAGAPLTRDHVKYARKQKTGLDPIDVDNFRDY